A DNA window from Fragaria vesca subsp. vesca linkage group LG3, FraVesHawaii_1.0, whole genome shotgun sequence contains the following coding sequences:
- the LOC101309137 gene encoding 3-ketoacyl-CoA synthase 12-like: MEFLSILYALSALYFIFTLWKRYDEKRDQQCYILDYECHKPTDDRKLDTEYSGEIIKRTKNLGLLEYQFLLKAIVSSGIGEQTYAPRIMFDCRESCPTLEDSITEMEEFFHDSIQKVLDKQGLSPSQIDVLVVNVSMFASVPSLASRIINHYKMREDIKVYNLSGMGCSASLISVGIVRSIFKTNKNIYALVVTSESLSPNWYTGNARSMILANCLFRSGGCAILLTNKRALKNKAMFKLNCLVRTHHGAKDESYGCCIQQEDEQGRLGFHLAKHLPKAATRAFVDNLREISPKILPIGELVRFMLATFLRKLRQSSSNKLGTTLPKPVINFKTGVDHFCIHTGGKAVIDGIGKSLGLTEHDLEPARMTLHRFGNTSASSLWYVLAYMEAKKRLKKGDTVLMISFGAGFKCNSCFLEVVRDLEDGNVWKDEIAMYPPKSLTNPFMEKFGWLQQEDPSTFKLENLL, translated from the coding sequence ATGGAGTTTCTGAGTATACTCTATGCTCTCTCAGCTTTGTATTTCATTTTCACTTTGTGGAAGCGTTATGATGAAAAAAGAGACCAACAATGTTACATCTTGGACTACGAATGCCACAAGCCCACAGATGACAGGAAGCTTGACACAGAGTATTCAGGGGAGATCATCAAGAGGACCAAGAATTTGGGTCTTCTAGAGTACCAGTTTCTCCTCAAAGCCATAGTGAGCTCCGGCATTGGCGAGCAAACCTATGCGCCGAGGATCATGTTCGACTGTAGGGAATCATGTCCTACATTGGAAGATTCAATCACAGAGATGGAGGAGTTCTTCCACGACAGCATTCAGAAGGTGTTGGACAAACAAGGCCTTTCCCCTTCCCAGATTGATGTGCTTGTGGTCAATGTGTCAATGTTTGCTTCTGTGCCTTCTTTAGCCTCGAGGATCATAAACCACTACAAGATGAGAGAGGACATAAAGGTCTATAACCTCAGCGGGATGGGTTGCTCAGCTAGTCTGATCTCAGTTGGCATAGTCAGGAGCATTTTCAAAACAAACAAGAACATTTATGCACTTGTGGTTACTTCAGAGTCCCTGAGCCCCAACTGGTACACAGGTAATGCCAGATCCATGATTCTTGCAAATTGTTTGTTTAGGTCTGGTGGATGTGCTATCCTTTTGACTAACAAAAGGGCCTTGAAGAACAAAGCCATGTTCAAACTCAACTGTTTGGTTAGAACTCATCATGGGGCCAAAGATGAGTCCTATGGTTGTTGCATACAACAAGAAGATGAGCAAGGGAGGCTTGGATTTCACCTTGCCAAGCATTTGCCCAAGGCTGCCACAAGAGCTTTTGTGGACAACCTTAGGGAAATTTCTCCCAAGATATTGCCCATCGGGGAATTGGTTAGGTTTATGCTTGCAACCTTTTTGAGGAAACTGAGACAAAGCTCATCCAACAAGCTAGGGACTACTCTCCCAAAACCTGTAATCAACTTCAAGACTGGGGTTGATCACTTCTGCATTCACACCGGCGGAAAGGCGGTGATAGATGGAATTGGCAAGAGTCTTGGACTCACTGAACATGACCTAGAGCCTGCAAGGATGACACTCCACAGATTTGGGAATACTTCTGCAAGTAGTCTCTGGTATGTCTTGGCTTACATGGAGGCCAAAAAGAGGCTAAAGAAGGGTGATACAGTGTTGATGATAAGCTTTGGTGCTGGCTTTAAATGCAACAGCTGTTTTCTGGAGGTGGTGAGAGATTTGGAGGATGGCAATGTGTGGAAAGATGAAATTGCTATGTACCCACCAAAGTCCTTGACGAACCCTTTCATGGAGAAATTTGGTTGGCTCCAACAAGAGGACCCAAGCACATTCAAGCTTGAGAATTTACTGTAA
- the LOC101308849 gene encoding nudix hydrolase 9-like produces the protein MELNAETGTETTPYRLLLSCPSGLSPSQVSVVFDELYDRIPHPDINLENSISEIWDQRVQRNPSLYNGTKFRHGHHTWHDGGPNQESHVCLHLGLTDYRTFVGTNLNPLWEKFLAPSEDDAIQCQHTSNPLGNGAIVETSDKKILVLQRSHNVGEFPGHFVFPGGHPEPQEVGIVSHHHKDLMDSELLNKKVSQEMFDSIVREVVEEIGVPSDSLYEQIFIGISRRVLNVRPAAFFFMKCSLSSKEIQQMYSTAQDSFESTQLYTVSMAMLQVLMSFCLHQIELENMASKMPGCHEGGFALYKIMVEAGRKSHARV, from the exons ATGGAGTTGAATGCAGAGACTGGAACGGAAACGACGCCGTACAGGCTTCTGCTCTCATGCCCTTCTGGTCTCTCACCATCACAG GTTTCTGTGGTTTTTGATGAACTATATGACCGAATCCCCCATCCGGATATCAACTTGGAGAATTCTATTTCTGAG ATATGGGACCAGAGGGTTCAGAGGAATCCGTCATTGTACAATGGGACGAAGTTCCGG CATGGACATCATACATGGCATGATGGAGGACCTAACCAAGAGTCTCATGTTTGCCTCCACCTTGGTCTGACAGATTATAG GACTTTTGTGGGAACAAACTTAAATCCTTTATGGGAAAAGTTCCTAGCGCCATCAGAAG ATGATGCTATACAATGTCAGCACACCTCAAATCCATTGGGTAATGGTGCTATTGTGGAGACATCTGACAAGAAAATACTTGTGTTGCAAAGAAGTCACAATGTTGGGGAATTTCCTGGACACTTTGTTTTCCCAGGAGGCCATCCAGAG CCCCAAGAAGTTGGAATAGTATCCCATCATCACAAGGACTTGATGGACTCCGAACTTCTGAACAAGAAGGTTTCTCAGGAGATGTTCGACAGCATTGTTCGTGAAGTAGTTGAAGAAATTGGAGTACCTTCAGATTCCCTT TACGAGCAAATATTTATTGGTATATCCCGCAGGGTGTTGAATGTGAGACCAGCTGCATTTTTCTTCATGAAATGCAGTCTCAGCTCTAAGGAGATTCAGCAAATGTATTCTACTGCACAAGACAGTTTTGAGTCAACTCAGCTTTACACAGTTTCAATG GCTATGCTGCAAGTTCTCATGAGTTTTTGTTTACATCAGATTGAGTTGGAAAACATGGCATCCAAAATGCCTGGTTGCCATGAAGGTGGATTTGCTTTATATAAGATAATGGTAGAAGCTGGAAGAAAGTCTCATGCAAGAGTATAA
- the LOC101309431 gene encoding ankyrin repeat-containing protein At5g02620-like: MEAETPKSEQSQPEMLPAGQPSLPRKKMTKQLTGKRDDTPLHSAARAGNMAVVKDILENSGEEELKELLAKQNSSAETPLYVASEYGYVDLVREMIQYYDLADAGIKARNGFDAFHIAAKQGDLDVLTILMDAHPELTMTVDLSNTTALHTAANQGHVDVVKFLLEAGSSLATIARSNGKTALHSAARNGHLEVMKALLQKEPGIATRTDKKGQTALHMAVKGQNLEVVELLINADPALINMCDNKENTALHIATRKGRTEIVKMLLKHSETEVKTINKSTETALDTAEKTGNSEIKALLQAHGIPSAKDLKPQPKNPARELKQTVSDIKHEVHHQLEHTRQTRRRVQGIAKRLHKMHTEGLNNAINSNTVVAVLIATVTFAAIFQIPGQWVDDPDHIPEGQSLGEANIAPNSAFKVFFIFDSIALFISLAVVVVQTSVVVVESKAKKQMMAIINKLMWLACLLLSVAFLALSFVVVGEHHKWLAIGVTIIGTVIMAATLGTMSFWIVRNRIEAKNMRTIRRNSMGSQQSRSWSLSAVMSESELLNNEYKKMYAI, from the exons ATGGAGGCAGAGACACCAAAATCTGAGCAGTCGCAGCCGGAGATGCTACCGGCAGGGCAACCAAGCTTGCCGAGGAAGAAAATGACAAAGCAGTTAACCGGAAAGCGCGATGATACGCCTTTGCATTCTGCTGCAAGGGCTGGAAATATGGCTGTGGTGAAAGATATCCTTGAGAATTCAGGAGAGGAAGAGTTGAAGGAATTATTGGCCAAGCAAAATTCTTCTGCTGAGACACCCTTGTATGTTGCTTCAGAATATGGTTATGTCGATTTGGTTAGGGAGATGATCCAATACTATGATCTAGCTGATGCTGGAATTAAAGCGCGTAACGGGTTTGATGCATTCCACATTGCTGCCAAACAAGGCGATTTGG ATGTGTTGACAATCCTTATGGATGCTCATCCAGAATTGACTATGACTGTGGATCTCTCAAACACCACGGCTTTGCACACAGCTGCAAACCAAGGGCATGTTGATGTAGTGAAGTTTCTATTGGAGGCGGGGAGCAGCCTGGCAACCATTGCTCGAAGCAATGGCAAAACCGCGCTGCATTCTGCAGCAAGAAATGGTCATTTGGAGGTTATGAAAGCGCTTCTCCAAAAGGAGCCTGGTATTGCAACTCGTACCGATAAGAAGGGGCAGACTGCACTTCATATGGCAGTAAAGGGGCAGAATCTTGAGGTGGTGGAGTTGTTGATTAATGCGGATCCTGCATTGATAAACATGTGTGACAATAAAGAAAACACAGCATTGCACATAGCTACTCGAAAGGGTAGAACTGAG ATTGTCAAGATGCTACTCAAACACAGTGAAACAGAGGTCAAAACAATTAACAAATCCACAGAAACTGCCCTCGACACTGCAGAGAAAACCGGAAACTCTGAGATCAAAGCCCTTCTGCAGGCACATGGTATTCCTAGTGCTAAAGATCTCAAGCCACAACCGAAAAATCCAGCTCGAGAGCTGAAACAAACAGTTAGTGACATAAAACATGAAGTGCACCACCAGCTAGAACACACTCGTCAAACAAGAAGACGCGTCCAAGGCATTGCCAAACGCCTTCACAAAATGCACACAGAAGGCCTCAACAATGCCATAAACTCCAACACTGTAGTTGCTGTCCTCATTGCCACCGTCACCTTTGCAGCCATTTTCCAAATCCCTGGTCAGTGGGTCGATGACCCCGACCACATTCCTGAGGGGCAGTCACTTGGTGAAGCCAACATTGCTCCCAACTCCGCCTTTAAAGTCTTCTTCATCTTTGATTCAATTGCCCTTTTCATCTCTCTGGCTGTTGTGGTGGTGCAAACTTCAGTTGTGGTAGTCGAGAGCAAAGCAAAGAAGCAAATGATGGCAATCATCAACAAGCTAATGTGGTTGGCTTGTCTGCTTCTATCCGTGGCATTCTTAGCACTCTCTTTTGTTGTGGTAGGAGAGCATCATAAGTGGCTTGCAATTGGGGTAACCATTATCGGAACAGTAATAATGGCTGCAACTTTGGGGACAATGTCTTTCTGGATAGTTAGGAATCGGATCGAGGCCAAAAACATGAGAACCATCCGAAGAAATTCGATGGGAAGCCAGCAGTCACGATCATGGTCTTTGTCTGCAGTTATGTCTGAATCTGAGCTCCTGAACAACGAGTACAAGAAGATGTATGCAATTTGA